The genomic DNA CACGGACATGAACACGTTGGGGAAAAGCCGATGATTTGGATGGATGCGCTTGATATTCCAACCGTTTATTCTATTGGCGGAACATTTTTTGATCCATTTGATGGTTATTTGCAACAGCCTAACACACCAGATAATTTCTCGGAGCTACGTTATCAAGGTGGGATGGTTCGTCCGCTCAACGATCGTTCTTATTCAATTGCACCACTTGCTAATTTTAAATGGCAGGGAACCGTAGATGCTATACAAGGATTAGCAAACTTTGATCCAGATCCTTTTGACGGATACGCAGTTGAATATATTAATCCATCAAATGGACAAACAGCAAATCCAACAATGGGTGCAATTATGCAATTGTTACCAAAGGGATTCCATACAAAAGCTCATCGCCACACACATTCATCGATTTATCACGTGTTTAAAGGATCCGGATATACGATCATTAACGGTGTTCGGTTCGATTGGACAAAAGGAGACTATTTTGTCGTTCCAAACTGGGCATGGCATGAACATGTTGCAACAAGTGATACGTATTTATTTTCTATTAATGACTTGCCAATAATGGAACGGTTTGAGCTAGAACAAAAACAAGAACTTGACACAAACAACGGTCATCAAGAAATAAAAAGTGAATTTACACCAGTGCTTATTAAAAAAAAACTGCATTTATGTCTATACAGAAAGCCTAATTTCACAAATTTATAAGCGCTGTAATTTTTAAGTCATCAAAAGGGGGACTAACAATGTCAGAAAAAAAATCTAGAAAGATTATCATTGTCGGGGGAGGAATTGGTGGTCTTGCTGCAGCATTGGGGATGGCAGAAACAGGGCGAAAATCATTAGTTTTAGAGCGAGCTCCTGAATTTAGTGAAGTCGGTGCAGGTATTCAACTAGCTCCAAATGGGACTGCTGTACTCGAAAGATTAGGAGTCATGGACGAAATTAGCAAATTAGCAGTCTTTCCAAAACGACTCGTTTTAATGGATGCAATTACTGGAAAGGAATTAACCGCTCTTAATTTAGAAGAAACATTCAAAAATCAGTACGGACATCCATACATCGTGATGCATCGTGCTGATTTACACAAAGTTCTTTATGAAGCTTGTCTAGAAAAAGGAAATATTACGTTGCTAACGAATAGTGAAGTAGAAAAAGTTGAAGATTTAACCGATCGAGCTAAAGTGACTTTAGTAAACGGGGATATTTATGAATCTGATGCGGTAATTGGCGCGGACGGGATTCATTCAAACACGCGCAAATTAGTGAGTGACGATCAACCAGTTTGTTCCCAATATGTCGCCTACCGTGGGACAATCCCAATGGAGGAAGTGACCGAAACAGCAGGAACGAACCCAGATGATGTCCTCATGTGGATTGGACCTAACCTTCACCTTGTTCAATATCCAGTTCGACGAGGAGAACTTTACAACCAAGTTGTTGTGTTCAAAAGCTTCAAGTACAAACCAGGCGCTGACGATTGGAAAGCGAATGATTGGGGTACTCCAGAAGAAATGGATGAGCGCTTTGCAAATACTTGTCCATTTGTAAAACATTCCGTATCCTTTATCTCGCGGCAATTTCGTTGGGCGATGTGGGACCGTGATCCAATCCAAAATTGGACAAAAGGACGGGTTACATTGTTAGGTGACGCCGCTCATCCAATGCTGCAATATATGGCTCAAGGCGGAATTCAGGCGTTAGAAGATGTAGCACATTTGACAAGTATGATTCATAAATACGGAGACGACTATACAACAGCATTTCTTGAATATCAAAAAGAAAGAATCCCACGTGCTTCCAAAGTTCAAACGTATGCTAGGAATTGGGGAGAAATTATCCATGCAGAAGATCCAATCTCAATTATGTTGCGTAATGACATTTTCTCAAAGCGTGGCGAGTATGACTTTACTTATGTGGATTGGCTCTATTCCAAACGATACGAATCACTTGTAAGTTTATAATTAAATAGATTCGAAACGCTCTAAAAAAGTTGTTAGAAGACTAGTAGTTAAAGCCACTTAATTCTAGGAATCCCAGGAATCAGCAAGAGGGGGTGTTTTATGATTCAGTTTTTTAACAAATAAAAACACCCTTTTCTTATGAAAAAAAATGTTAATACTTTAATGTTTATTTTTAACTTAAAACTAGCTTTCTTTTCAATAGCGTATCGAAGAACTTAACAGAAATAAAGAAACCATAAACATTAATGTGATAAATGCGATAACAATCCCTAAAAAAATATAACCGACCTTTTTTAACCTACTCAGTTTTCGTTGCTCTGGTAATTGGTTAACTAATGGCCACCACATAAAAACGGCCAATATAAATACGAAACCATTATAAAGTAATTCAATATAATAACTTCCGTAATATGGAATATTAGTTAGGTAAGAAAAAATAAAGAAGATGTTAAATAATATCAAAGCAATAAGAGGTTTCATGAAAATATTAAATATCAACTTAAAGGCGGGATTATTTATGATTGCACGCCAAATCCATTGTGGAATGCCTATAATTAAAAAGGGCGGAATAACTAAATAAAGACAAGCCTTTTGAATATAGTATGTTTCATGAAAGTAAAAATATCCAATTTTAGGTAGTTGTGATCCTTCTATCATATAAAGCAGAACGATCCCAAGCGTAAAAAATGTCGCTTGTCTTTTCGTTAATTTTTCACTTGAAACAAAACGAGTACGAAATTTCATTGTAATTAAAAAGTAGCCGACTAAAATTAACATCAGTACTATGAAAAAGTAAGGACTCCATAATACCCGAAAACCTAAATAATCCGCTATTGTCGATATCGGCATATAATCCCTCATCTCGATCTACTAATCTTTGAAGTTTTATTTACCTCATTAACATAAAAACACAACATATTACAAATGCTTTATGTAATTGAGCCTGATACATTTTCAAGAAAACTATCAGTATGAATGGGGTCTCATATAGCATTTTAAATGATATTTCAATATAAATCTACTTGTGTTATTTTTTGTAATATGTACCCTAGTCTCTTTCTACTACATTAAAACATCTTTTGCTTTTTTTCCTCATATCCTTAATTTTTGTAACTTTTAAATATAAAAAAAAAATAGAAGTAAAAGCAGTAATATATCGAAGAGTAACCATGCCAAGGATTGAGGACCCTACTGTGATCGCTTAATCGCATACTAGTATCATCTCGATAACCCTCTTTTTTTTTAGAATTTACTTGACTAACAGCCTACAATTGAAGCGTCGTTTGTACTGGTTTATAAGCTATTCCATAAAAATAACTGCCAATACTGACAGATTATTTATGACACCAAAAATAATAATCCGATCTCACCACATAAGCAGACTGGATATATTAAATCTTTAGACCCATTTGATCAAAAAAAAATCTTCCTAGAAATATGCCACAAAAAAAACATTACAAAGATAATCACTAAAAAAACAAGGAGACCTTTGAACCTAGTCCCCCTTCTTCACCAAGCCCATTAATAAAAATTAAATATTCCCTCACTTGTTAAAGAGAGCAAATACACTAAAAAGCTAGGGGGTTTTCTTTCCTTCTATTTGTTTTAGATAAATATTTCGAATAAAATAGATCAAGCTGTACTGATGCAAAACTAGCTTCAAGACTCGAAGCCATTGCAAAGTACCCAATGCCTTCCCCTGTTCGTTCAATTAGCATGACTGCCAATACTAATGATGCTAAAATTGTTGTAATAATTCTAAAACTTACTCCCTCTAATAAAATTAAAAATGGTATAAGGCAACAATAATGTATTGAAAAGTCCATAGTTTTGATTTAATTTGAAGCCTCATTTAATTTCCCCTTTTCTTTTTAACTATCTAAAGATTTTGAAGTATGCGGATATATTAAACCAATTTTATCGCTTCTCGGCCATTTAACCAGAGTTGTTCAGATAAGTCATCAAGCCACTTGATGATTACCTTTTCGTGATTACGTAATTTGATCTGCTTAGGAACGTCTATCTCAACATCAACCTCGCCATCTTTTCTTTCGCAAATAAAACAAATACTTTGAAATTTTCGTTGCTTCGTTTGCACATTCACTTTATAAATACCGTAATTTGGTAAACTATTAAATAAGGATGCTTTGATCTTTACTTTATATATACAATTTAAGGTGGAAAGTTCATATACATGAGTGATCCAACCTTTTGTTTCATAATGATCACCTAAATAATAAGCAATTTGATCTACCTTTCCAGACCTTAAAAGGCTTCTAATATAAGTAGAGCTAATTTTCTTTTTATATAATTCTACTTTTG from Bacillus aquiflavi includes the following:
- a CDS encoding cupin domain-containing protein, producing MKSKVVQDFTKEIQQYHLGPLWEAIPELMNRTPKPQAQAYLWKGELLNKKLMEASEIFTPERGGERRAIYFQNPGLTYRQPWGWASTTQTLYAAVQLLLPGEVAPSHRHSQNAIRFITEGEGAYTIVQGERVFMEEGDFLITPKTLWHGHEHVGEKPMIWMDALDIPTVYSIGGTFFDPFDGYLQQPNTPDNFSELRYQGGMVRPLNDRSYSIAPLANFKWQGTVDAIQGLANFDPDPFDGYAVEYINPSNGQTANPTMGAIMQLLPKGFHTKAHRHTHSSIYHVFKGSGYTIINGVRFDWTKGDYFVVPNWAWHEHVATSDTYLFSINDLPIMERFELEQKQELDTNNGHQEIKSEFTPVLIKKKLHLCLYRKPNFTNL
- a CDS encoding FAD-dependent monooxygenase, which codes for MSEKKSRKIIIVGGGIGGLAAALGMAETGRKSLVLERAPEFSEVGAGIQLAPNGTAVLERLGVMDEISKLAVFPKRLVLMDAITGKELTALNLEETFKNQYGHPYIVMHRADLHKVLYEACLEKGNITLLTNSEVEKVEDLTDRAKVTLVNGDIYESDAVIGADGIHSNTRKLVSDDQPVCSQYVAYRGTIPMEEVTETAGTNPDDVLMWIGPNLHLVQYPVRRGELYNQVVVFKSFKYKPGADDWKANDWGTPEEMDERFANTCPFVKHSVSFISRQFRWAMWDRDPIQNWTKGRVTLLGDAAHPMLQYMAQGGIQALEDVAHLTSMIHKYGDDYTTAFLEYQKERIPRASKVQTYARNWGEIIHAEDPISIMLRNDIFSKRGEYDFTYVDWLYSKRYESLVSL
- a CDS encoding cytochrome c oxidase assembly protein, which translates into the protein MPISTIADYLGFRVLWSPYFFIVLMLILVGYFLITMKFRTRFVSSEKLTKRQATFFTLGIVLLYMIEGSQLPKIGYFYFHETYYIQKACLYLVIPPFLIIGIPQWIWRAIINNPAFKLIFNIFMKPLIALILFNIFFIFSYLTNIPYYGSYYIELLYNGFVFILAVFMWWPLVNQLPEQRKLSRLKKVGYIFLGIVIAFITLMFMVSLFLLSSSIRY